The Symphalangus syndactylus isolate Jambi chromosome 8, NHGRI_mSymSyn1-v2.1_pri, whole genome shotgun sequence genome includes a window with the following:
- the LOC129488608 gene encoding putative male-specific lethal-3 protein-like 2, which yields MEERTVTLEIPEVLKRQLEDDCYYINRRKRLVQLPCHTNIITILESYVKHFAISAAFSANERPRHHRAMPHANMNMPYIPAEKNVDLCKEMVDGLRITFDYTLPLVLLYPYEQAQYKKVTASKVFLAIKESATNSNRSQEKLSPSPRLLNPSRPQSTESQLTSGEPATPKRRKAEQQAVQSLRQSSPHTANCDRPSKSSTSPQPKRWQQDMSTSMPKLFLHLEKKTPVHSRSSLPIPLTPSQEGSPVFAGFEGRRTNEINEVLSWKLVPDNYPPGDQPPPPSYIYGAQHLLRLFVKLPEILGKMSFTEKNLKALLKHFDLFVRFLAEYHNDFFPESAYIAASEVHYSTKNPQAVNRSVDGSVRTTAPSSMAF from the coding sequence atggaagaaagaaCAGTAACTCTAGAAATCCCTGAAGTTCTGAAGAGGCAGCTGGAGGATGATTGTTACTACATTAATCGGAGGAAACGGTTAGTGCAACTTCCATGCCACACCAACATCATAACGATTTTAGAATCCTATGTGAAGCATTTTGCTATCAGTGCAGCCTTTTCAGCCAATGAGAGGCCTCGTCACCATCGCGCTATGCCACATGCCAACATGAACATGCCTTATATCCCAGCAGAAAAGAATGTTGACCTTTGTAAGGAGATGGTGGATGGATTAAGAATAACCTTTGATTACACTCTCCCGTTGGTTTTACTCTATCCCTATGAACAAGCTCAGTATAAAAAGGTGACCGCATCTAAGGTTTTTCTTGCAATTAAGGAAAGTGCCACAAATAGTAATAGGAGCCAGGAGAAGCTCTCTCCCAGCCCACGTTTGTTGAATCCATCCAGGCCGCAGTCTACAGAGAGTCAGTTGACCAGCGGTGAACCAGCCACCCCCAAAAGGCGCAAAGCCGAGCAGCAAGCAGTGCAGTCTCTGAGGCAGTCCTCGCCCCACACCGCCAACTGTGACAGGCCTTCTAAGAGCAGCACCTCACCTCAGCCCAAGCGCTGGCAGCAGGACATGTCCACCAGCATGCCCAAGCTGTTCCTGCACCTGGAAAAGAAGACACCTGTGCATAGCAGATCATCTCTACCTATTCCTCTGACTCCTAGCCAGGAAGGGAGTCCTGTGTTTGCTGGCTTTGAAGGGAGAAGaactaatgaaataaatgaggTCCTCTCCTGGAAGCTTGTACCTGACAATTACCCACCAGGTGACCAGCCACCTCCACCCTCTTACATTTATGGGGCACAACATTTGCTGCGATTGTTTGTAAAACTTCCAGAAATTCTTGGAAAAATGTCCTTTACTGAGAAGAATCTGAAGGCTTTATTGAAGCACTTTGATCTGTTTGTGAGGTTTTTAGCAGAATACCACAATGACTTCTTCCCAGAGTCGGCTTACATCGCTGCCTCTGAGGTGCATTACAGCACCAAGAACCCCCAGGCAGTCAATAGAAGTGTTGATGGTTCTGTAAGAACAACTGCTCCATCTAGCATGGCGTTCTGA